The Marivirga salinae DNA window GATTCGAATCGATAGTTACAAGCGTACTCAATAATATTTTTTCACTTTATTTAACAGATCTTTTGAGAATCAATGGAAGATGAATTAAATAGCAGTTAGTTATATTCCTTTTGCTTAAAATTGAATAAAGGCCCTATTATGAAAAAAGAATGCCCTGCATGTGCTATGATGATTGAAAAGAATGCGCAAATCTGCCCTATTTGTCAATATGAATTTCCGAAGAGGAGTTATCAAAACAAATTAAAATGGATTGCGGTTTTACTCGCAGTACTTTTCTTATTGGTAATTTTACTTTAAATAAATCAAGATGAAATCAGAATTTCAATTTGCTATCATTAACGTATTTTCAAATTCATTAATCAATGCATTAGGCAATCCATCAGCCATAATTTTACTTGATAGAGATTTATCAGATATAAAATTACAAGCCATAGCAACAGAGCTCAACCAACCTGCAACTACCTTCCTTTGGAAAACTGAAAAAGAAAATGAGTTTTTAATCCGTTGGTTTGCTCCAGATGCAGAAATAGGTTTATGCGGACATGGTGCAATGGCTGCTTCAGTTTTCTTATCAGATCATTTCTCAGATGTAGCTGCTGATAATGGGTTTAAACTCATTAAGAATGATACAATTATTGAAGCAGGGCTCAATTCAGAAAATGAGCATTTTATTATTCTTAAAAATATTCAGAGAAGTAAACAACAGCAGTCACCAGAAGGCTTAGAAAAGGCGCTAGGAAAGAAAATAGTGGAATATTACCCCACTGATAACAAGCATATTGTATTACTTGAAAATGAAGAAAGCCTAGCTAAAATGAAACCTGACTTTGAAGCATTAAGAAAAATAGATGTGTTTGGCTATTCTGTAACAGCTCCCTCTTCTCAAAAAGGTGACTTTGTCTGCAGAACACTTGTTCCCCATGTTCAGCAACTTGAAGATCATGCTACAGGTTCTACGCAGGCAGTGCTTGTTGATTTTTGGGCTAATAAATTAGAAAAATCAAAATTAGAATCAAGACAATTAAGCCCCAGAGGTGGATATTTCAATGCTATTCACAATGCAGAAAATTTTAAGCTGATTGCGCACTCCTATTATACAATTAGAGGAACTTTTTATTTAAATTAGAGATTTGTATCTCTATAATTATCAAACTTAATAATCTTTCTATGAGAAGTATTGCATCATATTTAATCCTTACTAGCATTATAATTCTATCCGCATGTAGAAAGGAAGATCCTGAACCTCCTAGCTATGAAAATGGCACCAATCAATATGTGAATAATTGGATTTATGATAATATGGATCTTTATTATTATTGGACAGAAGACTTACCTGACAAGAATATAAATGGTGAAAGTCCTGATGATTTTTTCTATAGTTTAATTTCTACTCAAGACCGATTTTCATGGATTCAGCCAAATTTTCAGGAATTATTGAATTCTTTACAAGGCATTACTCTAGAAGCTGGATATGAATTTTTGTTATACAACGATCCAGAAGTTGCCAACGGTGTAGTGGGCCAAATTGCTTATGTAAAAAAAGGTTCTCCAGCAGAAGAAGCAGGGCTTAACAGAGGAGATTTATTTACCAAAATAAATGGAACAGCATTAACAATTGATAATTACAACAATCAACTGGGAAATATTAGAGAAAACCACATTTTAACTATTGAAAGATACGATTTCGAAAATGGATCTTTTGAAGAAGTTGGGGACTTTGAATTAAGCGCTATTCAATTTGCTGAAAACCCGAACCACCTTGATACAGTCTATACTAGGAATGGAAAAAAGATAGGATATTACGTTTATAATTTATTTACAGTGGGTGCTAACAATGAAAGTACTGCCTATAATGATGAAATGGACGAGGTCTTCTCACGTTTTCAATCAGAAGGGATTGATCATTTAGTTTTAGACTTACGATATAATAGTGGTGGAGCCGAAGGAGCCACCATTAATCTTGCTAGTTTAATAGGTACTAATGTTTCCGATCAAGACATTTTCGTTAAAAGAGATTATAATGAAGGTTTAAAACAAGCTTTCATTGATGAATATGGTGAAGAATCATTAAACAGAAAGTTTGTTAATAAAACAGAAAATATTGGGAATAGCTTAAAGAGTCCGCAATTAACTGTATTAACATCTTCCATGACAGCTTCTGCATCCGAATTACTAATTAATGGATTGAACCCATTCATGGAAACCTATATAATTGGAGATACTACAGTGGGTAAAAATGTAGGTTCCACTAGTTTCTATGAAGAAGATAATGCCGAAAACAACTGGGGTATGCAGCCTATTATCACCAAATCATTCAATAGTCTTAATGAATCCGATTATGATTTAGGATTTTATCCTGATATTGCCTTAAAGGATAATTCATTAGTTAAACTTCAATTAGGAGATGTGAATGAAAAGTTATTGAGAGAAGCTTTAATCTATTTGGCTGGATCAGATGAAGCTAGTAGGATTGATACTTACAAAGAAATTCCTTCAAAAAGTATTTTAGGAAGTATGGAATTAAAAAAGAGATTTGGTGTATATGACATTAAACTAAATCCGTAATAATATTTTGAACAAAAAAAGAGGCCATAAAATATGCCCTCTTTTTTTCTATTCTATTTTAAAGTTTATTAAGCTATATCTTCCGCTAATGGTTTAATATCAAATTCCATATCTAATGAATCTCTGAAATCTTCAATCTCCTCTCCCATTTCTTCATCACCCTCAACAAAATTCCAAATAATATTTAACTTAGTACCTTTATCCTCTATATTTTTCAACTCCATTAACAAATCAAACAAACATTTTGAAGAAGATGTATTGAAATATTTTAAGTAGATATTAACATCTAATTTTTCAGGATTTTTTTCACCAAAAGCTTTTACTTTAGAGCGTAGCATAGTAAAAAGCATCACTACGTCATCATCATAAGATTTCCCCTTAAGTTGAAGTGTAGCATTCTCTTCATCAAATCTAACGTAAGGTGCAGCTTCTTTAGCCGGAATTTCTAATACACTCATTAACACGTAATTTTAGTTTCTGTAAAGCAATTATAGTCATAATACTTCTTAATTCTTTAAAAATACTTCAACATGTAACAATATTTCGATTAAGCTAACTTTTTAATCGATTATTAATAATTTGTTGTTTAAACAATTATTTAAGTTTAGATTTAATTTATGAATGCAAACCATCACATAGACAACAACTTATACAAAAGTAAACTTAAAAGAGTTTTTAGTTTACAATATGTATTAAATACTGTTAGCATTCTTTGTCTTACCTCTATTTTTCTATTTGGTACATATAAAATTTTCAATGCCGATGCCGCCTATCTAGGAGGGATTTTAACATTGGTTATTTTTAGTATAATGAGAGAAAAAGTGAAAAATGTGTCTTACTCATATTTAAGACCCAAAATAAATCAAGTTCTATTTTCGAATTTATTCAACCTATTTAACCTTGTTTTTAGTGCTTTATGCTTAGTTTTAATTTATATAAATATTCAAGATGCTAGTTTAGTTTTTGAATTTAGCATGTTGGGCTCTGCAATTTTTATGATTGGTTTACCGCTGGGATTTTTCTTTTGGATATCATTCACAAGAACCGATGAAAAAGCCAAATTAATGATCACTAAATTTGATGGCATTCAAGAAATCAAATCATATGAAATATATTTCACCATCATTATAATTGCTTGCTTTGGTATTCTTTATGATTTTTTACCTCAAACCATTAATTATTTATTATTCTTACCGCTAATTTTACTGATAATCATATCGATTATAAACTTCCCTCTTCACAAAACTCAACATAAGTTAATTGTTAAATTCACGGAGACTATCAAAAGGGATTTGAAAAAAGAGAATGAAAATTTGAGTTTATTCAATGTCTACGAAAAAAACCCTTATCAACTATCTGAATTATTAAGAGAGAAATTCTTAGAAGCTTCTTTAAAAGAGAAATACTACATTTTGTATACTATCAAAAGAATTTCAGCTATAGATGAAATTGGGAGTATAGAATTACTGATTGAAAAGACTGATTCCTCAGATGAAATATATGATACTTTAGTTGAAATAAATCAGTATTTAAAAAGAATTAAAGAAGAAATTGAGGAAATAAAGAATCCATACGAATATATTGAGCAATCAAATGATTTACCCATAATCAAAGGATTGATTAGAAATCAAATTATTTCGCCTGATCGAAATTTTATAATCAAATTATTAAATGATAATAGGTTATCAGTAAAAAAGCCAGCATGTGTAGTGGCGGGCTATCAAGATGACATTAATATTATTTCAATTCTGATTGAGCATCTTGAAAAACCTGAATTAAGTTTATGGGCTCAATTAGCATTAGAAAACATAGGTGAAAAATGCTTGAAATATATCGAAATTGAATTTTCAAAAAGAAAAGAAAACTTGCTTTTCGTAGAGTCAAGCTTTGCTTTATTATGTAGAATCAATAATGAGGCTGCCTATCAAATATTGTTTAAATCTTTAAATGAAACAAACAGTAATATCAGGAAAATAGCGGCCAAAAAAATCATTATAAATAACATTGAAGTAACAGAAAAGAATCGTAAATATTTTGCTAAACTTTTTGACGAACTTATCCTGACAATATTAAGCAATGGCTATTTAATTGAACAGATGGAGTTAAAAAATGAAAACTTCAAAATACTAAAAAATGCCATTGAAAATGAAAATAAAGAAGCACTATATATCATCATCAATATTGTTAAGCTTTATTATAATCCTGTAGCAATTGAAGAGATTTTCAGAAATTATAAAAACAATAATGTTGAAAGCAATGCTGTTGCAAATTGCTTAATTGACTTAGTGATAAATGATAATTTATCGGTTCATAATAAAATTAAAACATTATTCTCACCTCGAGAAAAAGTATTATTGGAAGTACTCCAAGAAGAATTTCCAGAAATTACTCTTCAACCAAATTATGAAACTGAAGAAAAATTAATTTGGGGTATCTTAAATAAAGAATATGATCAAATTAATAGTTGGACTAGAGCATGTACCATAAACATATTACAATATGCTTACAAAGAAGATATTCCGTTTGAACTAGCATCGGAATTTCTTAACCAGAATAAATTATTGAAAGAAACAGCAGCGGTTAATATATATAAAAACTTACCTGAATTTTATACTATATTTCTTAAGAGGCTACCAGCAAATCAGGCTACCAAATTAGATTATCTTATCAGATCTAATTTAGATGTAGTCAATCAAAAGCAAATTCATCATGACAATTTACTTTTATTTGATAAAATAAATTTCTTGATTTCAATTCCTTATTTAAATTATTTATCTGTTTCTGAAATTCTAAACTTTCATAAATACTTTCAACCAAAAGTGCTAGAAGCTGGCGAACATCAAATTTCATTGAAAGAAGAATTTAATTTAGGCTACTGGATAGTGGAACATGGAAATGCTTCATATTCAAAAAATGGGATTGATTTCAATCAATTTAAAAAACGGGATATTATTAAAGTATCAGATCATGAGAGCCCAACAGAAAATGTATTTTTTTATTTAGAGGAAGATGTAAGGTTTTTAGTGGTAGATGAAGTAATTTTACTTAATATTATTAAAAACTATGAGAGCATTATCCAAAAATATTTGGAAGAATTGCCAGATAGGAATACAAATCAGAAAAAATTAAAAAAAGAAGCTGCTTGATTTTAAAAATAAAACATATTGGCATTTTAATCATTTTGCTGTTATTGGTGAAAACTGCATTTACTCAAAAGCAACAATTTGAATCATTTTCAGCTAATGATTTTTTAGGTGAAAAAGATTTCCTTTCTGCCAGTCAAGATCAAGACTTAAATATCTATTTTAAATCAAATAAAGATATTCTAAAATTTAATGGGACAAATTTCACAAAAGTAAAATTACCCATTACTCTTAAAAGTATAGATAAGCTTTATGCTTACAAAACAAAACTTTTCATCTCCGACAATACCAAAACCTATTCTTTTGATTTAAAAAATGATAGTTTAGAAGTCATTTGGGATAGACCTGTTATTCAATTTCAAGAATATGAAGACCAGTTATGGATGCTATCCAAAACCAAATTAACCCGTTTAAATGATCAATCACATACTATTGAAGAGATTCATAGTAATCAAAATGAGGAAGTATTTTACAGCTTTAATGTCGATAATTTTAATACAATAATTGGCCATAGTAATGGATTAACGGTATTAAAAAAAGATAAAAATCCACTGCAAATAGGGACTTTTCTTTCTAATCCTTCAAAGATCATTTCAGTTGATTCAAATACTTATATTCTCAATAATGATGCAATTTTTAATTACTACAATGGAGAAATATCAAGATTAGTTAAAAATGATCTTATCATTAAAGACTTCTTTATCGATGATTTCGGGAAAACTTGGTCAGTAGATTCTAAGGGAAAACTTTGGGTTAATAATGGTATAGAAACAGAAGAAATTAATAACTTATTTCCAAATGAAAATATAAAGGTTTTTAATCTATTTAATGATAAGGAAAATAATCTATGGGTGCTAGGGAAAAATCAATTACTAAAAATTGTTCAGAATAATCCATTCTCAAGACTAAACCATTCGGAAGTAACTGATATATTTAATGGGAATAAAGGTAATCTCCTTGTTCGTTCTGAGGAATTAATACATTATAACGTTTACAATAAAAAAAATACCTTAAAAATCCCGAGAAAAGAATTGCCAATTAATACAATCAATGCATTTGAATTAGATAATACTTGGATAATATCCTTTGATAAAAATATATACGAATGGAATATTGAGGATAATAATCTATCATTGCTTGTTGAAAATAGTAGTTTTATTCCATTTAGTTTTCACTCAAATGATTCACTTTTAGCTTATAACCAAAGAGGAGAGATATTTTTTTTGAACAACAATTTTTTACCAATTCGGAGAATTGATCACCTCAATTCTTCAAAAAAACTGGAGGTCTTAGAAGAAAAAATTGTTACCGTAAACAATCAAAATACTATATCAACTTTAAATAGAACAACTCAAAATACAAGCTCTTTACAGATACCAGATTCTATAAATGCCTCAAATTTGGTGGTAGGAAAAGATGGTTTCTGGTATTTTAATGAGAAGGATATCTATTTTATTAATAAAGCTGGAAATATTCAATCATTACAAATTCAACAATATGAACTTCTTGAAAATAAAATAATTATTAAGCTTTTTGATGATCATGATGGCAACCTATGGATATCAACCAAAAGCCATTTATTAAGGGTGCCTATTACAATTAAAAGAGATAAAATAAGTAGTAGATCACCTATCGCTTATAATAAGAATGATTTTTTATATTCCACTTATTTTAAAGATGCAAAAAAAGACTTATCAGGAGTTCTATGGTTCATCAATCATAATGGAATATCATTATTTAATCCCCTAAAAGAAATCCCAAACCTGATTGAACCTGGCATTTCTATTGAAAAAGCTTTTGCTTATTCATTAGATGAATATAAAAACCCCACGGATACAATTAATTTATTAGCAGATAATGCAAGAATTAAAAAGGATGCTATTGTTGTAATTGAAGCTAGAGTGATTAATCATTTAAAAAATGAAAAGTCTCAAATATCTTATCGCAATATTAGTATTAACCAAGCAGAAAGAAAGATTGAAGCAGGTGAAAAAATAATATTAACTGACTTTGAAGACGGTAGAAATACATTAGCCATTAAAGCCATTAACAGTGATGGGGTTGAAAGTAGAAACGAGGAGATGATTAATATGACTGTTATCCCGCCAATTTGGAAAAGAAACTGGTTTTACCTTAGTGGAGCATTATCTCTACTACTACTTGGATTCATTGGTTATAAAACAGTGATAAATATTAAGAACAACCGAGCGAAAGAACTTGAAGATGAACTTCACAAAGGTTTAGAGGATTTGGAAAAGAAATCTCATCTGCAAGTATTAAAAGCAGAAAGGTTAAAGCAACTAAATGAATTAATCACTTCACAAAAAGGAGAACTTGAGAAAAAGAATACGCAAATAGAATCACAGAAATACGAACTATCCTTAACAAACCAGCAAATTAAAAAGCAGAAAGATTTATTGGAAGAAACCAGTAGTAAATTGAAATCTAGTATTAATTATGCTAAAAGGATTCAAAATGCATTAATGAGTACTGAGGTTGAAATTAAAAAAGCATTCCAAGAAAGTTTTGTGTATTTTTTACCGAGGGATGTTGTAAGTGGAGATTTCTTTTGGTTTAAAAAAGCATACAATGAAAAAAATGAGGAGTTACATATTCTGGCAGCTGTAGATTGTACAGGTCATGGCGTGCCTGGTGCAATTGTTAGTGTGGTAGGAATGAACTTGCTTAACAACATCACTAAATTAAAGAAAATATATGATCCTGGTCAAATACTGACTGAATTGAACTATGACATCATTTCAGATTTAAGACAAGATGAAACGCAAGTTAATGACGGGATGGATATGACGATCGTCACGTTTAACACGGTTACGAAACAACTCTATTTTGCGGGTGCCAAAAATCCGCTTATGTATGTTGAAGAC harbors:
- a CDS encoding PhzF family phenazine biosynthesis protein: MKSEFQFAIINVFSNSLINALGNPSAIILLDRDLSDIKLQAIATELNQPATTFLWKTEKENEFLIRWFAPDAEIGLCGHGAMAASVFLSDHFSDVAADNGFKLIKNDTIIEAGLNSENEHFIILKNIQRSKQQQSPEGLEKALGKKIVEYYPTDNKHIVLLENEESLAKMKPDFEALRKIDVFGYSVTAPSSQKGDFVCRTLVPHVQQLEDHATGSTQAVLVDFWANKLEKSKLESRQLSPRGGYFNAIHNAENFKLIAHSYYTIRGTFYLN
- a CDS encoding S41 family peptidase, whose protein sequence is MRSIASYLILTSIIILSACRKEDPEPPSYENGTNQYVNNWIYDNMDLYYYWTEDLPDKNINGESPDDFFYSLISTQDRFSWIQPNFQELLNSLQGITLEAGYEFLLYNDPEVANGVVGQIAYVKKGSPAEEAGLNRGDLFTKINGTALTIDNYNNQLGNIRENHILTIERYDFENGSFEEVGDFELSAIQFAENPNHLDTVYTRNGKKIGYYVYNLFTVGANNESTAYNDEMDEVFSRFQSEGIDHLVLDLRYNSGGAEGATINLASLIGTNVSDQDIFVKRDYNEGLKQAFIDEYGEESLNRKFVNKTENIGNSLKSPQLTVLTSSMTASASELLINGLNPFMETYIIGDTTVGKNVGSTSFYEEDNAENNWGMQPIITKSFNSLNESDYDLGFYPDIALKDNSLVKLQLGDVNEKLLREALIYLAGSDEASRIDTYKEIPSKSILGSMELKKRFGVYDIKLNP
- a CDS encoding DUF1987 domain-containing protein, coding for MSVLEIPAKEAAPYVRFDEENATLQLKGKSYDDDVVMLFTMLRSKVKAFGEKNPEKLDVNIYLKYFNTSSSKCLFDLLMELKNIEDKGTKLNIIWNFVEGDEEMGEEIEDFRDSLDMEFDIKPLAEDIA
- a CDS encoding SpoIIE family protein phosphatase, which translates into the protein MILKIKHIGILIILLLLVKTAFTQKQQFESFSANDFLGEKDFLSASQDQDLNIYFKSNKDILKFNGTNFTKVKLPITLKSIDKLYAYKTKLFISDNTKTYSFDLKNDSLEVIWDRPVIQFQEYEDQLWMLSKTKLTRLNDQSHTIEEIHSNQNEEVFYSFNVDNFNTIIGHSNGLTVLKKDKNPLQIGTFLSNPSKIISVDSNTYILNNDAIFNYYNGEISRLVKNDLIIKDFFIDDFGKTWSVDSKGKLWVNNGIETEEINNLFPNENIKVFNLFNDKENNLWVLGKNQLLKIVQNNPFSRLNHSEVTDIFNGNKGNLLVRSEELIHYNVYNKKNTLKIPRKELPINTINAFELDNTWIISFDKNIYEWNIEDNNLSLLVENSSFIPFSFHSNDSLLAYNQRGEIFFLNNNFLPIRRIDHLNSSKKLEVLEEKIVTVNNQNTISTLNRTTQNTSSLQIPDSINASNLVVGKDGFWYFNEKDIYFINKAGNIQSLQIQQYELLENKIIIKLFDDHDGNLWISTKSHLLRVPITIKRDKISSRSPIAYNKNDFLYSTYFKDAKKDLSGVLWFINHNGISLFNPLKEIPNLIEPGISIEKAFAYSLDEYKNPTDTINLLADNARIKKDAIVVIEARVINHLKNEKSQISYRNISINQAERKIEAGEKIILTDFEDGRNTLAIKAINSDGVESRNEEMINMTVIPPIWKRNWFYLSGALSLLLLGFIGYKTVINIKNNRAKELEDELHKGLEDLEKKSHLQVLKAERLKQLNELITSQKGELEKKNTQIESQKYELSLTNQQIKKQKDLLEETSSKLKSSINYAKRIQNALMSTEVEIKKAFQESFVYFLPRDVVSGDFFWFKKAYNEKNEELHILAAVDCTGHGVPGAIVSVVGMNLLNNITKLKKIYDPGQILTELNYDIISDLRQDETQVNDGMDMTIVTFNTVTKQLYFAGAKNPLMYVEDGELIRIKGDKHAIGGQQRGVERDFETHHLDLTDGKKRSFYLFSDGYQDQFGGEKGFKYLTGNFKKLLVKIHDKEVLEQKTILHEEIEDWKDGYAQTDDILVIGFRI